In Falco biarmicus isolate bFalBia1 chromosome 6, bFalBia1.pri, whole genome shotgun sequence, the following are encoded in one genomic region:
- the GABRR1 gene encoding gamma-aminobutyric acid receptor subunit rho-1 isoform X7, which yields MRPGFGGPAIPVGVDVQVESLDSISEVDMDFTMTLYLRHYWKDERLSFPSTNNQSMTFDGRLVKKIWVPDMFFVHSKRSFIHDTTTDNVMLRVQPDGKVLYSLRVTVTAMCNMDFSRFPLDTQTCSLEIESYAYTEDDLMLYWKNGNDSLKTDERISLSQFLIQEFHTTTKLAFYSSTGWYNRLYINFTLRRHIFFFLLQTYFPATLMVMLSWVSFWIDRRAVPARVPLGITTVLTMSTIITGVNASMPRVSYIKAVDIYLWVSFVFVFLSVLEYAAVNYLTTVQERKERKLRDKLPCACSLAQPRPMMMDGSYNDGDVSELGHYVSENGDKQDRMMVQLALGSERGSGRRKNQRYVSMRINTHAIDKYSRIIFPGAYILFNLIYWSIFS from the exons GACTTCACCATGACACTTTATCTGAGGCACTACTGGAAAGACGAGAGGCtgtccttccccagcaccaacaACCAAAGCATGACATTTGACGGCAGGCTGGTGAAGAAGATCTGGGTCCCTGATATGTTCTTCGTCCACTCCAAGCGCTCCTTCATCCATGACACCACGACAGACAATGTCATGCTGCGGGTCCAGCCAGACGGGAAGGTCCTTTATAGCCTCAG AGTTACAGTAACAGCAATGTGCAACATGGATTTTAGTCGCTTTCCCCTGGACACACAGACATGTTCCCTGGAGATCGAAAGCT ATGCCTACACTGAAGATGACCTCATGCTCTACTGGAAGAATGGGAATGATTCCCTAAAAACAGATGAGAGGATATCGCTGTCCCAGTTCCTGATCCAGGAGTTTCACACCACCACAAAACTCGCCTTTTACAGCAGCACAG GATGGTACAATCGCCTCTACATAAACTTCACTTTACGCCGACAcatcttcttcttcttgctCCAAACCTACTTCCCCGCCACCCTCATGGTCATGTTGTCCTGGGTGTCCTTCTGGATCGATCGCCGAGCAGTTCCTGCCAGAGTCCCACTAG GGATCACCACCGTGCTAACCATGTCCACGATCATCACTGGGGTGAACGCCTCCATGCCTCGTGTTTCCTATATCAAAGCAGTGGACATTTACCTGTGGGTcagttttgtgtttgtcttcctCTCAGTGCTGGAATACGCGGCTGTGAATTACCTGACTACGGTGCAAGAGCGGAAGGAGAGGAAACTGCGGGACAAG CTTCCCTGCGCGTGCAGCCTGGCCCAGCCTCGGCCCATGATGATGGACGGCAGTTACAACGACGGCGATGTGAGCGAACTGGGGCACTACGTGTCTGAGAACGGGGACAAACAAGACCGAATGATGGTGCAGCTGGCGCTGGGATCCGAGAGGGGctcaggcaggaggaaaaaccAGAGATACGTCAGCATGCGCATCAACACTCACGCCATTGATAAGTACTCCAGGATAATATTCCCTGGTGCATACATTCTATTTAATTTGATATACTGGTccattttttcataa